The window TAGTAAAAAAAGGTTCGCGAATAAATCCTGGTATAAAGGCTCTTTTAGCTACCTTTGGTTACTCCTATATTAAAGTGGCAAGGCAACCAAGAGTGGGGCTTTTTGCTACTGGTACAGAGCTGCTTGATGTAGATGAACCACTGGTTCCGGGCAAAATCAGAAACTCTAATGCACACATGATTTCCGCTCAAATTAAAAGAGCTGGAGGGATCCCGGTCTATCTAGGGAAATTGGTAGATGATTTTGATTTATGTTTCCAAGCTCTTCAAAAAGCAATTGATGATGTAGACTTTTTAATAACAACTGGAGGAGTTTCTGTCGGAGATTATGATCTAATGCCTGAAATCTATGATAAACTAGGAGCTAAGGTATTGTTTAATAAAATAGCGATGAGACCCGGAAGTGTTACAACAGTTGCGGCTTTAGGTAAGAAATTACTGTTTGGCCTTTCGGGTAATCCATCCGCTTGTTATGTGGGTTTTGAACTTTTTTCAAGACCGATTATACAGGCAGCTCAGTATACAGAAAGACCTTTTACACCAAAAATAGAAGCGACTTTAGGGACTGATTTTCCTAAAGCAAATCCTTTTATGAGATTTGTAAGGAGTTATATTGACTTTGAAGATGGTCAAGTCTTTGTTTATCCTGCAGGATTAGATAAATCTGCAGCGGTCACCTCTTTAGCTGATACAAATGCATTAATGATTCTTCCGGGTGGGACAAGAGGCTATGAAAAAGGTGATAAGGTGGATGTGCTTTTGTTAGAGACACTTCAAGGAAGTTCTGTCATTTGGGAATAGTTTCACTTATTTTGTAAAGGAGAGGGGAGAGGGATAACGATGACAAATCACGACTCTTCTGTGGTAGATCGTTTAAATAGACCATTAAAAGATTTGCGTATATCTGTAATAGATCAATGTAATTTTAGATGCACTTATTGTATGCCTGCAGAAATATTTGGAGATGATTATCGTTTTTTACCTGCGAAAGAATTATTGAGCTTTGATGAAATTGTAAGATTGGCCGAAATTTTTTCTAAACTTGGTGTTGAGAAAATCCGCTTAACGGGAGGAGAACCCCTACTTAGAAAAAATTTATCTGAACTCATTTCTAAATTATATGAAATTGAGGGAATTAAGGATATAGCGCTTACTACCAATGGCATTTTTTTACCAAAATATGCTAATGAGTTAAAGGCGGCTGGATTAAGTAGAGTTAACGTTAGCCTTGATGCAATTGAGGATGAAGTTTTTCAATCTATTAATGGCAGAGGTGTGAAAACGAGTCCTGTATTGAAGGGGATTGAAGCTGCTCAAAAGGCAGGACTAAAAGTCAAAGTGAACATGGTTGTGAAAAAAGGATTAAATGAAGACCAGGTTGTACCAATGGCTAAATACTTCCGAGATAAGGACATTGTGCTGCGTTACATTGAATTTATGGATGTCGGTAATTCCAATGGTTGGAATTTAGAATCTGTTGTTACAAAAAAAGAAATTATTGATATGATTAGTAAAGAAATTCCACTTGAGCCAACGGACCCCAATTATTTTGGTGAAGTTGCTTCTAGATACCGTTACCAGGATGGTAAAGGCGAGATTGGCGTTATTTCGTCGGTAACTGATGCATTTTGTGGAAGCTGTACAAGAGCTAGATTGTCCGCAGATGGAAAAATCTATACATGTCTTTTTGCATCGGACGGATATGATGTTCGGCATCTTATGAGAGAAGGAGCTAACGATCACATGATCACTTTAGAAATGATCAAGCTCTGGACAAAGAGAAACGATCGGTATTCAGAGGACCGAGCCAACTCAAAACCGATTAAAAAGAAAAAAATCGAGATGTCTTATATTGGAGGCTAAAATCTAGGCATAGGGAGGTAGAAGAGGGAAGTGAAGACCTTTAAACT of the Bacillaceae bacterium S4-13-56 genome contains:
- a CDS encoding molybdopterin molybdotransferase MoeA; translated protein: MFEFRKPIQIKEAVERVMKYRIEKESESISLQDCEGRYLAEDVISSHPVPPFDKAPYDGYAIRSEDTRNASLQNPVKFKVIDHIGAGQLSTKTVGQFEAVRIMTGAQIPDGADCVAMFEVTQDASEGDSPFFTLKRKLKKGENVGLKGSETSEGAVLVKKGSRINPGIKALLATFGYSYIKVARQPRVGLFATGTELLDVDEPLVPGKIRNSNAHMISAQIKRAGGIPVYLGKLVDDFDLCFQALQKAIDDVDFLITTGGVSVGDYDLMPEIYDKLGAKVLFNKIAMRPGSVTTVAALGKKLLFGLSGNPSACYVGFELFSRPIIQAAQYTERPFTPKIEATLGTDFPKANPFMRFVRSYIDFEDGQVFVYPAGLDKSAAVTSLADTNALMILPGGTRGYEKGDKVDVLLLETLQGSSVIWE
- the moaA gene encoding GTP 3',8-cyclase MoaA produces the protein MTNHDSSVVDRLNRPLKDLRISVIDQCNFRCTYCMPAEIFGDDYRFLPAKELLSFDEIVRLAEIFSKLGVEKIRLTGGEPLLRKNLSELISKLYEIEGIKDIALTTNGIFLPKYANELKAAGLSRVNVSLDAIEDEVFQSINGRGVKTSPVLKGIEAAQKAGLKVKVNMVVKKGLNEDQVVPMAKYFRDKDIVLRYIEFMDVGNSNGWNLESVVTKKEIIDMISKEIPLEPTDPNYFGEVASRYRYQDGKGEIGVISSVTDAFCGSCTRARLSADGKIYTCLFASDGYDVRHLMREGANDHMITLEMIKLWTKRNDRYSEDRANSKPIKKKKIEMSYIGG